One genomic segment of candidate division WOR-3 bacterium includes these proteins:
- a CDS encoding DUF433 domain-containing protein, giving the protein MGRDNLLSRISINPNICFGKPCIRGHRIGVALILDLLAGGATIEELLEEYPGLEREDILACIAYGKENQA; this is encoded by the coding sequence ATGGGTAGAGATAATTTGCTATCCCGAATTTCAATTAATCCCAATATCTGTTTCGGCAAGCCTTGTATTCGCGGACATCGCATTGGGGTGGCGTTGATTCTTGACCTGTTAGCTGGGGGTGCAACCATTGAAGAATTACTTGAGGAATATCCAGGTTTAGAACGTGAGGATATTTTAGCTTGTATCGCTTATGGGAAGGAAAATCAAGCATGA
- a CDS encoding precorrin-8X methylmutase — translation MEWHVTDAQSLGIIDREIGDHLFSPAEYEIVRRVIYATADFEYKSLIRFSDQALQRGAAALAARTTIIVDVPMVQVGIAPLI, via the coding sequence ATGGAATGGCACGTCACTGATGCCCAGAGTTTGGGAATTATCGACCGGGAAATCGGCGATCATCTGTTTTCGCCCGCAGAATATGAAATTGTCCGGCGGGTGATTTATGCCACCGCTGATTTTGAGTATAAATCTCTGATTCGGTTTTCTGACCAAGCCTTGCAACGGGGGGCGGCAGCTTTGGCCGCACGGACAACTATTATAGTCGATGTGCCAATGGTGCAGGTGGGAATTGCCCCGTTGATTC
- a CDS encoding WYL domain-containing protein, translated as MPRKKEALTLSVPPGTKEKLESIASKLKILWGKKPSASGLIVAIAEQTVPVGQPFALSTVQVQSLHQAIKALIDAGHLGDAQILATLAIEQGNLSPQERQTLMQQVSQPNQAWRVTVDEYCRNQQPFHLLYRNAQGENLSYTVRYAEINFYEKRFYLQIWCDETEDIKDSAYPELKHNRCLRFDRIQSILPATGHWRSEGLDYLKVYLHFYGGMVKAYEPRLGQDISDETTGNVRQVVRRVNNPFWLVREVLRYGQDCIVISPDNVREAVKQEIMATCRKYNIKLM; from the coding sequence ATGCCCAGAAAAAAAGAAGCCCTAACCCTGTCGGTTCCCCCTGGAACCAAAGAAAAACTAGAGTCGATCGCCTCTAAACTCAAGATATTGTGGGGAAAAAAGCCCAGTGCCTCTGGGCTAATCGTCGCGATCGCCGAGCAAACCGTGCCAGTAGGACAACCTTTTGCCCTCAGTACAGTGCAAGTACAATCTTTGCATCAAGCCATCAAAGCCCTAATCGATGCGGGTCACTTGGGAGACGCCCAAATCCTCGCTACCCTGGCGATCGAACAGGGAAACCTCAGCCCCCAAGAACGTCAAACCCTGATGCAGCAAGTCAGCCAGCCTAATCAAGCTTGGCGTGTCACCGTCGATGAGTATTGCCGAAATCAACAACCCTTTCATCTTCTTTATCGCAATGCTCAAGGGGAAAACCTTTCTTATACCGTGCGTTACGCCGAAATCAACTTTTATGAGAAGCGGTTTTACTTGCAAATTTGGTGTGATGAAACCGAAGACATCAAAGACAGCGCCTATCCCGAACTCAAACATAATCGCTGTCTGCGGTTCGATCGCATTCAAAGCATCCTACCCGCCACCGGCCATTGGCGCAGCGAAGGCTTAGATTACCTCAAAGTGTATTTACACTTTTATGGGGGTATGGTCAAAGCTTATGAACCCAGACTAGGGCAAGACATCAGCGACGAAACCACCGGCAACGTTCGCCAAGTGGTTCGCCGAGTCAATAACCCCTTCTGGCTAGTGCGAGAAGTCCTGCGTTATGGCCAAGATTGCATAGTCATATCTCCCGACAACGTCCGTGAAGCAGTCAAACAAGAGATTATGGCCACTTGCCGCAAATACAATATTAAGCTCATGTAG